One window from the genome of Castellaniella sp. MT123 encodes:
- a CDS encoding hydroxymethylglutaryl-CoA lyase has protein sequence MKQQPSAKSPVVICECFCRDGLQHEPTILDTATKVQLVDRLSAIGFGRIEVTSYSNPAVIAQFADASDVLRDIQRKSGVYYKATCANLRAVERAVSDLEKGYGANEISVLVSASESHSQKNLKRSRADQWDNVRNMVALANGRFRVIGTISVAFGCPFEGQVAVGQVLDDIRKFRALGVEYITLGDTTGMATPETTKYLFLEMARAVPDVTPIAHFHDSRGTALLNYVAAYEAGVRYFDSAMGGVGGHPHQVKYGGGYTGNACTEDLVGIFESMGIPTGVDKDGLLQVSAHCEDVLGRQLHSHVTRTGWNPLVNP, from the coding sequence ATGAAACAGCAACCATCCGCCAAGTCCCCGGTCGTCATCTGTGAATGTTTTTGTCGCGACGGCCTGCAGCATGAGCCGACGATCCTGGATACCGCCACGAAGGTGCAACTTGTGGACCGCCTGTCGGCGATCGGGTTCGGACGCATTGAGGTCACCTCCTATTCGAACCCTGCCGTGATTGCGCAATTTGCGGACGCCAGCGATGTGCTGCGCGACATACAGCGCAAAAGCGGGGTGTATTACAAGGCCACTTGCGCGAACTTGCGGGCTGTCGAGCGAGCTGTCTCAGATCTCGAGAAGGGCTATGGCGCAAACGAAATCAGCGTCCTGGTGTCGGCAAGCGAATCGCATTCCCAAAAGAACCTCAAGCGCTCGCGCGCTGATCAATGGGACAACGTCCGGAATATGGTCGCACTGGCCAACGGAAGGTTCCGTGTCATTGGCACCATTTCTGTTGCTTTCGGCTGTCCGTTCGAAGGCCAGGTTGCTGTCGGGCAGGTACTCGACGATATACGGAAATTCCGGGCTCTGGGGGTTGAATACATCACATTGGGCGATACGACCGGGATGGCGACGCCTGAGACGACGAAATATCTGTTCCTGGAAATGGCGCGCGCGGTGCCAGACGTGACCCCCATCGCCCATTTTCACGACTCGCGCGGCACGGCCCTGCTCAATTATGTTGCCGCATACGAGGCCGGTGTTCGTTACTTCGACAGCGCGATGGGCGGGGTTGGCGGCCATCCGCACCAGGTCAAATACGGTGGAGGCTATACGGGCAATGCATGCACCGAGGATCTGGTGGGCATTTTTGAAAGCATGGGCATACCCACTGGCGTCGACAAAGACGGCCTGCTGCAAGTATCCGCTCATTGCGAAGACGTCCTGGGTCGTCAACTGCACAGCCATGTCACCCGCACAGGCTGGAATCCATTGGTAAATCCATGA
- a CDS encoding class I adenylate-forming enzyme family protein, protein MRFTLADILHRTAQWSPEKTAFSVGGDGTITYRELLDRATQVATRLARYPEKNVGILLPNSIDWVVCLFGAALAGKAAVLLNTRLTTSELIFQIDQSDTGVLMTGPLYKRDSEALIEALRDGCPKCDAVVWWGKEQPGNSLEAQAWLLQPGTSDNGLAPVDESSLAVIIYTSGTTSLPKGVMLSHYAVTANALMVGQAFGATENDRVFSAGPFAHSGGLTMHVVLSVLYGATAYSVSYFNPSEVLDSIEINQCTIYNGIETLFLRLLDAPNFDRKRVRSVRTGWATGSRSVLHRIADEVGMPGIISVYGISEAAPNVLISHYLESREHRLDTVGTLHPWMRAQVCDPETGRPVEDGEIGELVLRGYSVMQGYYKNAEETAKALRDGWLHTGDLVRRRHDGYFEFAGRSKDIIRVGGENVSALEVEDLLHQLHGVAIAAVIPMEDDVYGEVPLAVIQPVNGVKLDADEIMKALSGHLASYKLPKRIIFRKDIPLTDSGKVQKKQLRALVAGNPACGRAEGA, encoded by the coding sequence ATGAGATTCACACTCGCAGACATATTGCACAGAACCGCCCAGTGGTCGCCTGAGAAGACCGCCTTTTCTGTCGGCGGGGACGGCACCATAACCTACCGGGAACTGCTTGACAGGGCAACCCAAGTCGCAACACGCCTGGCCCGATACCCGGAAAAGAATGTCGGCATACTGTTGCCGAATTCGATCGACTGGGTCGTCTGCCTGTTTGGTGCGGCGCTTGCGGGCAAGGCTGCTGTCCTCCTGAATACGAGGCTTACGACATCCGAACTGATCTTCCAGATCGATCAGTCGGATACCGGCGTGCTGATGACAGGCCCGCTATACAAGCGGGACTCTGAGGCGTTGATCGAGGCGCTGCGGGATGGATGCCCAAAATGCGATGCCGTCGTCTGGTGGGGAAAAGAACAACCGGGCAACAGCCTGGAGGCGCAAGCCTGGCTGTTGCAGCCTGGAACCAGCGACAACGGTCTGGCGCCCGTTGACGAATCGTCGCTTGCCGTCATCATCTATACGTCCGGCACCACGTCGCTGCCCAAAGGAGTGATGCTCAGCCATTATGCAGTCACCGCCAATGCGCTGATGGTCGGCCAGGCCTTTGGTGCGACGGAAAACGATAGAGTCTTTAGCGCGGGGCCGTTTGCCCATTCAGGCGGCCTGACGATGCACGTAGTGCTGTCCGTGCTCTATGGTGCCACGGCGTATTCCGTGTCGTATTTCAACCCTTCTGAAGTGCTTGATTCCATTGAAATCAACCAATGCACGATCTACAACGGCATCGAGACCCTGTTCCTGCGGCTGCTAGACGCGCCGAACTTCGACCGCAAACGGGTCAGGTCCGTGCGCACAGGCTGGGCTACGGGCTCGCGCTCCGTCTTGCATCGCATTGCAGATGAAGTCGGCATGCCTGGAATCATCAGCGTCTATGGTATTTCCGAAGCAGCCCCCAACGTCCTGATTTCGCACTACCTGGAGAGCCGTGAACATCGCCTCGATACGGTGGGCACGCTTCATCCATGGATGAGGGCGCAGGTGTGCGACCCCGAAACCGGCCGGCCCGTCGAAGACGGCGAAATCGGCGAGCTGGTGCTGCGTGGCTACAGCGTCATGCAGGGCTACTACAAGAACGCCGAGGAAACGGCAAAGGCCTTGCGCGACGGCTGGCTGCACACCGGTGACCTGGTGCGCAGAAGGCACGACGGCTACTTCGAATTTGCAGGCAGGTCCAAGGACATCATTCGCGTCGGCGGTGAGAACGTGTCGGCCCTGGAGGTGGAGGACCTGCTTCACCAGTTGCACGGCGTGGCCATCGCCGCAGTCATTCCCATGGAGGATGACGTCTACGGTGAGGTGCCGCTTGCCGTCATCCAGCCGGTGAACGGCGTCAAGCTCGATGCCGACGAAATCATGAAGGCACTGAGCGGCCACCTTGCGTCCTACAAGCTGCCCAAGCGGATCATCTTTCGCAAGGACATACCGCTCACCGACAGCGGCAAGGTCCAGAAGAAGCAACTGCGTGCATTGGTGGCTGGCAATCCGGCCTGCGGACGCGCCGAAGGCGCCTGA
- a CDS encoding branched-chain amino acid ABC transporter permease, giving the protein MELFWQLLVHGLLTGCLYALVGVSWGLIYATSKVFHFAHVLTLLLATYLAIMVVNDFGSPLWTGFVVAAVVGGVFGALSEVVIYRPLRRFHATQLNIFLASLGLLEAGKYTMQLIWGANQIPVNGSSARTFQFGAISVTLNEFFWLASSVVLIGALFVWLNRSRSGRAIRAVATNPYLSASVGVSAETVYIKVFVVGSAMVGIAGYLLALSHTASLEMGLIPVLAGFTATFLGGVGSLRGTVLGGLLLGLAEQLSGLFLSGEWQTVTAFSVLVLVLMLRPQGLFRLRR; this is encoded by the coding sequence ATGGAACTTTTCTGGCAATTGCTCGTTCACGGTCTGTTGACCGGCTGCCTGTATGCATTAGTCGGGGTCAGCTGGGGACTCATCTATGCGACATCAAAGGTGTTCCACTTCGCCCATGTGCTGACGCTTCTTCTGGCCACTTATCTGGCCATCATGGTCGTCAATGATTTCGGGTCGCCTCTTTGGACTGGCTTTGTCGTCGCTGCGGTTGTTGGGGGGGTGTTCGGGGCGCTGAGCGAAGTAGTCATTTACCGCCCCCTGAGGCGGTTTCACGCAACACAATTGAATATCTTTCTGGCAAGCCTGGGCCTGCTTGAGGCGGGCAAGTACACCATGCAGCTGATCTGGGGGGCGAACCAGATTCCCGTCAACGGCTCGTCTGCACGGACCTTTCAATTTGGAGCCATCAGCGTCACTTTAAATGAGTTTTTCTGGCTGGCCTCGAGTGTGGTGCTGATTGGCGCGCTGTTTGTTTGGTTGAACCGCTCACGCTCGGGCCGTGCCATTCGAGCCGTGGCAACCAACCCTTATTTATCCGCGTCGGTAGGGGTGTCAGCCGAGACCGTTTACATCAAAGTATTCGTCGTCGGATCTGCCATGGTCGGCATCGCCGGATATCTGCTGGCATTAAGCCACACAGCATCTCTGGAAATGGGGCTGATACCCGTTCTGGCCGGCTTCACCGCGACATTTCTGGGGGGCGTGGGAAGCCTGCGCGGCACGGTGCTGGGGGGGCTGCTTCTGGGGCTGGCCGAACAGCTCAGCGGCCTGTTTCTGTCAGGGGAATGGCAAACGGTAACTGCCTTCTCAGTTCTGGTGCTTGTCCTTATGCTGCGCCCACAAGGCCTGTTCCGATTACGCCGATAA
- a CDS encoding ABC transporter substrate-binding protein, whose amino-acid sequence MIFRRTLLSVSVGALMGASVMLSTQPAFAQSDKTIPIGTVLAMTGSGAYYGKVMSRSEKLAIEQINSSGMLKGYKLALHIEDHKSGDARAANSAMRKLVSIDKTPVVLSSYGGITLAIQPLAAQQNVLLFNGGGTASTLIDKKNLYNTRMVASQLAPLAVKWAVEKLGAKKIATVYYTDSSGLETNEAVKKACEQLGCKVIDEEPYKLGSTDFSVPLSRVKAAAPDAIILGSWGADVGHIVKQAKERDIRAKIVGLELLSNELKIAGQSMDGYTAVFDSFDVNADNPSTQSFVKAFKEAYGEVPDYYDANYYEIVKDVLAPLIQKTIAAGEDPTKIGALNSQMEKLIQQDYQFDSVYGGKLQLHKNGSVTKPVGVFQVNDGKAVPIAHIDDGKFVMTKQ is encoded by the coding sequence ATGATTTTCCGTCGAACGTTACTCTCGGTATCTGTGGGCGCATTGATGGGCGCATCGGTCATGTTGAGTACACAGCCCGCCTTCGCGCAAAGCGATAAAACCATTCCGATAGGAACCGTGCTTGCCATGACCGGTTCCGGCGCCTACTACGGCAAGGTGATGAGCAGAAGCGAAAAGCTGGCTATCGAACAGATAAACAGCAGCGGCATGCTCAAAGGCTACAAGCTTGCTCTTCACATTGAAGACCATAAAAGCGGTGACGCGCGCGCAGCAAACAGTGCCATGCGCAAGCTGGTCAGTATCGACAAGACACCGGTCGTCCTCAGTTCTTACGGCGGCATTACGCTAGCCATACAGCCGCTGGCGGCACAACAGAACGTGTTGCTGTTCAATGGCGGCGGCACGGCATCAACCCTGATCGACAAAAAGAACCTGTACAACACCCGCATGGTCGCCAGCCAATTGGCTCCCTTGGCCGTCAAATGGGCGGTGGAAAAGCTGGGAGCCAAGAAAATCGCCACGGTCTATTACACGGATTCGTCGGGTTTGGAAACCAACGAGGCGGTAAAGAAAGCGTGCGAACAACTCGGCTGCAAGGTGATTGACGAAGAACCATACAAGCTGGGCTCAACCGATTTCAGCGTGCCACTTTCCCGCGTAAAGGCGGCGGCTCCTGACGCCATCATCCTCGGTTCGTGGGGTGCTGATGTCGGGCATATCGTCAAGCAAGCCAAAGAACGCGATATTCGCGCGAAAATCGTGGGGCTGGAGCTCCTGAGCAACGAACTGAAGATTGCCGGTCAAAGCATGGACGGGTATACCGCGGTTTTCGACAGCTTCGATGTCAACGCTGACAACCCATCCACCCAATCCTTCGTGAAGGCATTCAAGGAAGCCTATGGAGAGGTGCCGGACTACTACGACGCCAACTACTATGAGATCGTCAAAGACGTACTCGCGCCTCTGATTCAAAAAACCATTGCGGCTGGCGAAGACCCCACCAAGATCGGCGCACTGAACAGCCAGATGGAAAAACTGATCCAGCAGGACTACCAGTTCGACAGCGTGTATGGCGGGAAGCTGCAACTGCACAAGAACGGCTCGGTGACAAAGCCTGTGGGTGTCTTCCAGGTAAACGACGGCAAGGCGGTGCCTATCGCCCACATCGACGACGGCAAGTTCGTCATGACCAAGCAATGA
- a CDS encoding ABC transporter ATP-binding protein, with amino-acid sequence MNEPFLVLSNINAGYGKKQVLFDVSLTIHKGEISSLIGHNGAGKTTLLRTIFGHLTPEHGSISMGGATIDRWSMPERVQHHLTYIPQEQFVFGDLSVQENLALSGYVLRGQDDFNERLSECFDFLPILKERCNQRAGTLSGGQQRILSLGMVMIARPKMLLLDEPSLGLAPSLVDQAMDLLQDMAKRFGMTVLLVEQNVKKAFAVANRVHVLRAGRLIAERPGGELSSHDELWDLF; translated from the coding sequence ATGAACGAGCCATTTCTAGTTCTGTCGAATATCAATGCTGGGTACGGCAAGAAGCAAGTGTTGTTCGATGTTTCCCTCACTATCCACAAAGGGGAAATCAGCTCCCTGATAGGGCATAACGGTGCCGGAAAAACGACTCTGCTGCGTACGATATTCGGCCATCTGACCCCAGAACACGGCAGCATATCCATGGGCGGTGCCACCATCGACCGCTGGTCCATGCCGGAGCGCGTACAACATCACTTGACCTACATCCCACAGGAGCAGTTTGTCTTCGGCGACCTCTCCGTCCAGGAAAACCTCGCCCTGTCGGGCTACGTGCTTCGCGGCCAGGATGACTTCAACGAGCGACTGTCGGAATGTTTCGACTTTCTTCCCATACTGAAGGAACGCTGCAACCAACGGGCGGGGACGCTGAGCGGTGGGCAGCAGCGAATATTGAGCCTCGGCATGGTGATGATAGCGAGGCCCAAGATGTTGCTTCTGGATGAGCCTTCGCTTGGACTCGCACCCAGCCTGGTTGACCAGGCCATGGATCTGTTGCAGGACATGGCAAAGCGGTTCGGCATGACGGTGCTGCTTGTCGAGCAAAACGTAAAAAAGGCATTTGCCGTTGCCAATCGTGTTCATGTGCTCCGGGCAGGCCGCCTGATTGCCGAGCGTCCAGGTGGGGAACTGTCTTCACACGACGAGCTTTGGGATCTTTTCTAA
- a CDS encoding enoyl-CoA hydratase/isomerase family protein, with the protein MDELKIEQQDGIWLLKMNRPTRHNALNTALTQALLQALEDANQAASCRAVVLAGEGPSFCSGADTSEFRGFGEHPEGALARADLTMRVHQIFSTLAKPVVAAIHGNALGGGAGLAVACDMVIAESGTRFGYPELKHGICPAIVMANLTRQLGQKHAFELVSTGRLLSGREMESWGLANSCLDGEAQVLQAALDVARKWASYSRHAVGATKRLFYRCVDLSLTEGLECGRDTNVMMRTFPRDQ; encoded by the coding sequence ATGGACGAACTGAAGATTGAACAACAGGACGGCATCTGGCTGCTGAAGATGAACCGTCCAACCAGGCACAATGCCTTGAATACGGCTCTTACCCAGGCGCTGCTACAGGCTCTGGAGGACGCGAATCAGGCTGCCAGCTGCCGCGCGGTGGTTCTGGCCGGTGAGGGACCCTCGTTTTGCTCAGGAGCCGATACCTCTGAATTCCGGGGCTTCGGCGAACACCCGGAAGGAGCCCTGGCGCGCGCGGACCTCACCATGAGAGTCCATCAGATCTTCAGCACACTGGCCAAGCCCGTGGTGGCCGCCATCCACGGCAATGCGCTGGGAGGTGGTGCGGGCCTGGCGGTCGCCTGCGACATGGTCATTGCCGAGTCCGGCACGAGGTTTGGCTATCCAGAACTGAAGCACGGCATCTGTCCCGCAATCGTCATGGCGAACCTGACTCGGCAGTTGGGGCAAAAGCATGCGTTTGAACTGGTGTCCACCGGACGACTGCTCAGCGGGAGGGAAATGGAAAGCTGGGGTCTTGCAAACAGCTGTCTCGACGGCGAGGCGCAAGTGCTGCAAGCCGCCCTGGATGTCGCGCGGAAATGGGCTTCCTATTCCAGGCACGCCGTCGGCGCAACGAAGCGTCTGTTCTACCGCTGTGTGGACCTCAGCCTGACGGAGGGGCTTGAATGCGGTCGCGACACAAACGTGATGATGCGCACATTCCCCCGCGACCAGTAG
- a CDS encoding carboxyl transferase domain-containing protein has product MAVIESSLRRTSEEFKNNQKAMQALLDRVRHIEADTRQASESSRQRFESRGQLLPVERVGLLLDHDSDFLELASLAGYGFKQPDRQGREIAGGGLIAGIGVIAGARCMICASDSGIEAGAFQPMGLEKLLRIQEIALENKLPFVQLIESGGGNLMNYKVENFVIGGKKYRNLAKLSAAGIPVITVAHGSATAGGAYQIGLSDYVIMVDGHAKAFLAGPALLKAATGEDATEEELGGARMHCSVSGLGDYLAHDDRDAIRIAREVIALLDWNKQSSPMPSPDRPPRYDAEDLMGIMPIDSNRAVDMREIIARIVDDSDFQDFAGQYGRETVCGKARIDNIAVGIITNNGPIDPAGAAKAAHFIQACCQSGTPLLYLNNTTGFMVGRSYEQSGSITHGSMMIQAEASASVPQITLFCGASFGAGHYAMCGRAFSPRFCFSWPNARCAVMGAEQAANTMETVTRAKFARRNKPVDEELLSTQRNKIVGNFEKQADVFATSARLLDDGVIDPRDTRAILAKALRICLDAQDHATNPLSFAVPHP; this is encoded by the coding sequence ATGGCTGTCATTGAATCGAGTTTGCGTCGCACGTCCGAAGAGTTCAAGAACAACCAGAAGGCCATGCAGGCGCTGCTGGATCGCGTACGCCACATTGAAGCCGATACCCGACAGGCATCAGAAAGCTCGCGCCAGCGCTTCGAGTCTCGTGGGCAACTCCTGCCGGTGGAACGCGTCGGGCTACTGCTCGATCACGACAGTGACTTTCTGGAACTGGCCTCGCTGGCGGGCTATGGATTCAAGCAGCCTGACAGACAAGGCAGGGAAATAGCGGGCGGCGGGCTGATAGCCGGCATTGGCGTCATCGCCGGTGCCCGTTGCATGATCTGCGCGTCCGATTCCGGCATCGAGGCGGGCGCATTCCAGCCCATGGGCCTGGAAAAACTGCTTCGAATTCAGGAAATCGCACTCGAAAACAAGCTGCCCTTTGTGCAGTTGATCGAAAGCGGCGGTGGCAACCTGATGAATTACAAGGTGGAAAACTTCGTGATTGGCGGGAAGAAATACCGCAACCTTGCCAAGCTGTCAGCCGCGGGCATCCCCGTTATCACGGTAGCCCACGGTTCGGCAACCGCCGGCGGCGCATACCAGATAGGCCTTTCCGACTACGTCATCATGGTCGATGGCCACGCCAAAGCTTTTCTTGCCGGTCCCGCTTTGCTCAAGGCGGCTACCGGGGAAGATGCCACTGAAGAAGAGTTGGGGGGCGCCAGGATGCATTGCTCGGTATCGGGGCTTGGGGACTATCTGGCCCATGACGACCGCGATGCCATTCGCATTGCGCGCGAGGTAATCGCATTGCTGGATTGGAACAAACAGTCGTCGCCAATGCCCAGCCCCGATCGTCCGCCCCGATACGATGCAGAAGACCTCATGGGCATCATGCCCATAGACAGCAACCGTGCCGTGGATATGCGTGAGATCATCGCACGCATCGTCGACGATTCCGACTTCCAGGATTTCGCCGGTCAGTATGGGCGGGAAACGGTGTGCGGCAAGGCCCGTATCGATAATATAGCGGTCGGCATCATTACCAACAACGGCCCCATCGACCCTGCGGGTGCCGCAAAAGCGGCTCATTTCATTCAGGCCTGCTGCCAGTCCGGGACCCCGTTGCTTTATCTGAACAACACGACCGGGTTCATGGTGGGCCGCAGCTACGAGCAATCGGGCAGCATTACGCACGGCTCGATGATGATTCAAGCGGAGGCAAGCGCCAGCGTGCCACAGATCACCCTGTTTTGCGGCGCCTCGTTCGGCGCCGGTCACTACGCAATGTGCGGCCGGGCATTCTCACCCAGATTCTGCTTTTCCTGGCCCAACGCGCGATGCGCGGTGATGGGCGCGGAACAGGCAGCCAATACGATGGAAACAGTCACGCGCGCCAAATTCGCACGCCGGAATAAACCGGTGGACGAGGAACTGCTCAGCACGCAACGCAACAAGATCGTCGGAAATTTCGAAAAGCAGGCCGACGTATTCGCCACGAGTGCCCGCCTTCTCGACGACGGCGTGATCGACCCTCGCGATACGCGGGCGATATTGGCAAAGGCGCTGCGTATTTGCCTGGATGCGCAAGATCACGCGACGAATCCGCTGTCGTTCGCGGTGCCGCACCCCTGA
- a CDS encoding acetyl-CoA carboxylase biotin carboxylase subunit codes for MPTPTPFRKILIANRSEIALRVIRTARRMGLATVAVYSSIDSAASHVGQADEAVCIGDPEPSSSYLNIQKIIAAAIQSGADAIHPGYGFLAENEEFAAACVEHGLIFIGPAPAVIGSMGDKARAKQLMRDAGVPCIPGYDGESQEPDDLQVEADRIGYPVMIKATAGGGGRGMRMVESDGQFRNALSSAQSEALASFGSSHILLERALRHPRHIEIQVLADRYGNAIHLGERDCSVQRRHQKIIEEAPAPGLDPATRQAMGKAAVDAVRAIGYEGVGTLEFLLDTDGSFYFMEMNTRLQVEHCITEEITGLDLVEQQILVAQGSELALSQGDIRLTGHAIEVRLCAEDCDHDFMPQSGRAAFWHAPRQARVESAIRSGDTISPYYDSMFAKIITHGPDRNAAQARMQRALGDTVMFGLNTNLRLLENCLVHPFWLKGGVGTGFIAENKDTLLPPLVTRHEPLAIAAVLRCYRPSPRRIPRTLAAQVKLLDKALGIAVEARVTWTSEGRYEVALEGDTYQIAILAKDGAGVRVTVNGSESRIWACQEGVHIYIRWDGSDYTLVDQTLEAYQGNHSASDGQIRAASSCKVASVVSEAGAAVKSGDLILTTEAMKTEYQHVAPFDGTVREIRVQVGDQASEGDILAVLDPA; via the coding sequence ATGCCTACACCCACTCCATTCAGAAAGATCCTGATCGCCAATCGCTCGGAAATCGCTCTGCGCGTCATTCGAACAGCGCGCCGCATGGGCCTGGCGACCGTGGCGGTATATTCGTCCATTGATAGCGCCGCCAGTCACGTCGGACAAGCAGACGAGGCCGTCTGCATTGGCGATCCCGAGCCTTCGTCTTCCTACTTGAATATCCAGAAGATCATCGCGGCGGCGATCCAGAGCGGCGCCGACGCCATCCACCCTGGCTATGGCTTTCTTGCGGAAAATGAGGAGTTCGCTGCGGCATGCGTCGAGCATGGTCTCATTTTCATTGGCCCGGCGCCCGCTGTGATCGGGTCCATGGGCGACAAGGCCCGTGCCAAGCAATTGATGCGTGATGCCGGCGTTCCCTGCATTCCGGGGTATGACGGAGAAAGCCAGGAGCCCGACGACCTGCAGGTCGAGGCCGACCGCATCGGTTACCCTGTGATGATCAAGGCTACGGCGGGCGGCGGCGGACGCGGCATGCGCATGGTCGAATCGGACGGGCAGTTTCGCAATGCGCTGTCGTCCGCCCAATCTGAAGCGCTTGCCTCGTTCGGCAGTAGTCACATCTTGCTGGAACGCGCACTACGACACCCGCGCCATATCGAAATACAGGTGCTCGCTGATCGCTATGGCAATGCGATCCATCTGGGTGAACGTGACTGCTCAGTGCAGCGCCGACACCAGAAAATCATCGAAGAAGCGCCCGCCCCCGGACTGGATCCTGCCACGCGCCAGGCCATGGGCAAGGCGGCCGTGGATGCCGTGCGCGCCATCGGATACGAGGGTGTGGGCACTCTGGAATTTCTACTTGATACGGACGGTTCGTTCTACTTCATGGAAATGAACACCCGGCTGCAAGTGGAACACTGCATCACGGAAGAAATCACCGGCCTCGATCTGGTGGAGCAACAGATCCTGGTCGCGCAAGGCAGCGAGCTTGCCCTGAGCCAGGGCGACATCAGGTTGACGGGCCATGCCATTGAAGTACGGCTGTGCGCGGAGGACTGCGATCACGATTTCATGCCCCAAAGCGGTCGGGCCGCGTTCTGGCACGCCCCGCGGCAGGCCAGGGTCGAAAGCGCAATTCGTTCGGGTGACACCATCTCACCATATTACGACTCGATGTTCGCCAAGATCATCACGCATGGTCCCGATCGCAATGCAGCGCAGGCCCGCATGCAACGCGCGCTTGGCGATACGGTGATGTTCGGCCTAAACACCAACCTGCGCCTGCTTGAAAACTGCCTGGTCCACCCATTCTGGCTTAAGGGGGGGGTGGGCACCGGCTTCATTGCAGAGAACAAAGACACGCTGCTTCCGCCATTGGTGACCAGGCACGAGCCATTGGCCATCGCCGCCGTCCTGCGCTGCTACCGGCCAAGCCCTAGACGGATCCCGCGCACGCTTGCGGCTCAGGTCAAGCTGCTCGACAAAGCACTCGGCATCGCCGTCGAAGCTCGGGTGACATGGACAAGCGAGGGACGCTATGAAGTCGCCCTAGAGGGCGATACCTACCAGATAGCCATTCTTGCCAAAGACGGCGCGGGCGTCCGCGTGACAGTCAACGGAAGCGAATCCAGGATCTGGGCCTGCCAGGAAGGCGTCCATATCTACATCCGATGGGATGGCAGCGACTACACGCTTGTAGATCAGACGCTGGAAGCCTACCAGGGCAACCACAGCGCGTCGGACGGGCAGATACGCGCCGCCTCCAGCTGCAAGGTCGCGTCCGTGGTATCCGAAGCCGGCGCGGCAGTCAAAAGTGGAGACCTCATTCTGACTACGGAGGCGATGAAAACCGAATACCAGCACGTGGCGCCATTTGATGGCACCGTCCGCGAAATCCGCGTGCAGGTGGGCGATCAGGCCTCCGAAGGCGACATACTCGCCGTGCTGGATCCGGCATAG